One genomic region from Gossypium hirsutum isolate 1008001.06 chromosome D13, Gossypium_hirsutum_v2.1, whole genome shotgun sequence encodes:
- the LOC107944166 gene encoding protein SHI RELATED SEQUENCE 3, protein MNELRRMMMLRQGSTRCEDCGNKAKKECGFTRCRTCCRSKGYQCQTHIKSTWVPAYRRIRQNPQISRNPTRLRQNPSSGLEVGKFPAEVISPATFQCVRVSSVEDADDEYAYRTSVNIEGRVFKGILYDQGPHHSLGESSSRDQTHLQQQQPNQIIAADPLTMATTTTSATVETLLPFAYTSPFNAFMSPSTQFFLHQPKP, encoded by the exons ATGAATGAATTAAGGAGGATGATGATGTTGAGGCAAGGCAGCACAAGGTGTGAAGACTGTGGCAACAAAGCCAAGAAAGAATGTGGGTTCACGAGGTGCCGGACTTGTTGTAGGAGTAAAGGGTATCAGTGCCAAACTCATATCAAAAGTACTTGGGTTCCTGCCTATAGAAGGATTAGACAAAACCCACAGATCTCTCGTAACCCTACAAGGCTTAGACAAAATCCTTCTTCAG GGTTAGAAGTGGGGAAATTTCCGGCGGAAGTGATTTCTCCGGCGACATTCCAGTGTGTTCGAGTGAGCTCCGTGGAAGATGCAGATGATGAATATGCTTATAGGACAAGTGTGAACATTGAAGGACGTGTGTTCAAGGGTATTCTCTATGATCAAGGCCCTCACCACTCATTAGGCGAAAGCTCCTCTCGAGATCAGACacatttgcagcaacagcagccGAATCAAATCATTGCTGCCGACCCTCTAACAATGGCTACTACAACTACTTCGGCTACTGTAGAAACTCTTCTTCCCTTCGCGTATACATCTCCCTTTAATGCTTTCATGTCACCTAGTACGCAGTTTTTCCTCCACCAACCAAAGCCTTAG